From a single Halorussus halophilus genomic region:
- a CDS encoding CaiB/BaiF CoA transferase family protein, which yields MTNHTQPLDGLTVIDAASLYAGPLSAMLLGDFGADVIKVEHPESGDALRDFGEGDESLSWKWVNRNKKSVPLDLHTEKGQRLFRELVADADVLVENFRPGTLERWNVGWETLSDVNPGLVMVRTTGFGQTGPYKDRPGFGTLVEAMSGYAYSTGQPDGPPTLPPVAMADSICALHSVYATMMALYWRDTSDGTGQYIDSAILENMFGLLGDHVIEHHQHETDHRRSGNRSSRTAPRNTYQTKDDRWVAISGSAPSIADRILRIVGGEELAEDERFQTMDDRLAHVEELDEIIGDWMADHTREEVIDIFEEHEAAIGPVYNMADIFEDPHFEARDSVITVEDGDEEVGMRGVFPKLSETPGEVVHAGPDIGEHTVEVLGEQTDLTAEEIRTLADEGVTAVDENAANTVESESDD from the coding sequence ATCACAAACCATACACAACCGCTCGACGGACTCACGGTCATCGACGCCGCTTCGCTGTACGCCGGACCGCTCTCGGCGATGCTGCTGGGCGACTTCGGCGCTGACGTGATCAAAGTCGAGCATCCAGAATCAGGGGACGCCCTCCGGGACTTCGGTGAGGGTGACGAATCACTGTCGTGGAAGTGGGTCAACCGCAACAAAAAGAGCGTGCCGCTCGACCTCCATACCGAGAAGGGCCAGCGACTGTTTCGCGAACTCGTCGCGGACGCAGACGTGCTGGTCGAGAACTTCCGGCCGGGAACGCTCGAACGCTGGAACGTCGGCTGGGAGACGCTCTCGGACGTGAATCCCGGTCTCGTGATGGTTCGAACCACGGGATTCGGCCAGACGGGACCGTACAAGGACCGCCCCGGTTTCGGCACGTTAGTCGAAGCGATGAGCGGGTACGCCTATTCGACAGGACAACCGGACGGCCCGCCGACGCTTCCGCCCGTGGCGATGGCTGACTCCATCTGTGCGCTCCACTCGGTGTACGCCACGATGATGGCGTTGTACTGGCGGGACACGAGCGACGGTACTGGCCAGTACATCGATTCGGCCATCTTGGAGAACATGTTCGGGTTGCTCGGCGACCACGTCATCGAACACCACCAGCACGAAACCGACCACCGGCGGTCGGGCAACCGGAGCAGTCGAACCGCCCCGCGGAACACCTACCAGACGAAAGACGACCGCTGGGTCGCTATCTCGGGAAGCGCCCCGAGTATCGCCGACCGAATCCTCCGTATCGTCGGTGGCGAGGAACTCGCAGAAGACGAGCGGTTCCAGACGATGGACGACCGACTCGCGCACGTCGAGGAGTTAGACGAAATCATCGGCGACTGGATGGCCGACCACACGCGCGAGGAAGTCATCGACATCTTCGAAGAGCATGAAGCGGCCATCGGTCCGGTCTACAACATGGCCGACATCTTCGAGGACCCGCACTTCGAGGCCCGCGACTCGGTCATCACCGTCGAAGACGGCGACGAGGAAGTCGGGATGCGCGGCGTCTTCCCGAAACTCTCGGAGACGCCCGGCGAGGTGGTTCACGCCGGTCCAGACATCGGCGAACACACGGTCGAAGTCTTGGGCGAGCAGACGGACCTAACTGCCGAGGAGATTCGAACGCTCGCCGACGAGGGCGTCACCGCCGTCGATGAGAACGCGGCGAACACCGTGGAGAGTGAGAGCGATGACTAG
- a CDS encoding HpcH/HpaI aldolase/citrate lyase family protein: MTSGLRRSFLYTPADDPEMMRKAAKTDADAVIYDLEDAVPDSAVPEARENVADVTATAEFGDTERCVRINGAQTQRWLNDLLAVVESDSDSVIVPMIETPSELETFVSVARQADGETPEFIPIVETPRGLFSAVEIAERGGELPEVTGFSFGFGDYTRAIGATGRPERVLEFVSQLTVGAAAVGGLDPIATVYQDFQDTDGLRESARRAREIGYVGQKAIHPAQIEVLNDVYTPTADEVEQARRFVEQFDASARDSLVVDGVFLDTAIVEQYETVLARHEQVEEVSG, from the coding sequence ATGACTAGCGGTCTCAGGCGCTCGTTCCTCTACACGCCCGCCGACGACCCCGAAATGATGCGGAAGGCCGCGAAGACCGACGCGGACGCCGTCATCTACGACCTCGAAGATGCGGTTCCGGACTCGGCAGTTCCCGAGGCCCGAGAGAACGTGGCGGACGTGACCGCGACGGCCGAGTTCGGCGACACGGAGCGATGCGTTCGCATCAACGGCGCACAGACCCAGCGATGGTTGAACGACCTGCTCGCAGTGGTCGAGAGCGACTCGGATTCGGTCATCGTTCCGATGATCGAGACGCCTAGCGAACTAGAGACGTTCGTCTCGGTCGCTCGGCAGGCCGACGGTGAGACGCCGGAGTTCATTCCTATCGTCGAAACGCCACGCGGGCTGTTTTCGGCGGTCGAAATCGCAGAACGCGGCGGTGAACTCCCGGAAGTAACTGGCTTCTCGTTCGGATTCGGCGACTACACGCGCGCCATCGGCGCAACCGGCCGCCCCGAACGAGTCTTGGAGTTCGTGAGCCAGCTCACGGTCGGTGCCGCCGCAGTCGGTGGTCTCGACCCGATTGCGACCGTCTACCAAGACTTTCAGGACACGGACGGATTGCGTGAATCGGCCCGGCGGGCCCGCGAAATCGGGTACGTCGGACAGAAGGCAATCCATCCTGCTCAGATAGAGGTGCTAAACGACGTGTACACGCCGACAGCGGACGAGGTCGAACAGGCACGACGATTCGTAGAGCAGTTCGACGCCTCGGCGAGAGACTCGCTCGTCGTCGACGGCGTCTTCCTCGACACGGCCATCGTCGAGCAGTACGAGACGGTGCTGGCTCGGCACGAACAAGTCGAGGAGGTGAGCGGATGA
- a CDS encoding ABC transporter permease, protein MSSFQRFLAKRVAIAMMLTFVAVSIIFVVLRMLPGSPFEALITAGNLTQDQVDQIMALYGLDKPLWQQYVIYLKNILTFQFGYSILQSRQVWSILAPKLANTLVLLVPALTTTAILSTLLGMYVGWNRGSKLETISIIGTTFLRSTPVFITAIFFVIIFSYTLGVAPAFGMRSVTASPDGLLETYLSMDFLHHYILPFTVTVLFYSGDFLLLARNGVVEKKGSEFLKLHRAKGLSENEQLMRAGRNSMLPVLTYFALRLGMIFQGLILLEVVFAWPGIGRALVLAIQQQDYPLVQAAVFIMALAVIVMNLLADVLYAYFDPTVTVDGGGA, encoded by the coding sequence ATGAGCAGTTTCCAGCGGTTCTTGGCGAAGCGGGTCGCCATCGCGATGATGCTAACGTTCGTCGCCGTCTCGATAATCTTCGTCGTCCTCCGGATGCTCCCGGGAAGTCCGTTCGAGGCGCTCATCACGGCGGGCAATCTCACGCAGGACCAAGTCGACCAGATTATGGCGCTGTACGGTCTCGACAAGCCGCTCTGGCAGCAGTACGTCATCTACCTGAAGAACATCCTCACCTTCCAGTTCGGCTACTCGATTCTCCAGAGCCGGCAGGTGTGGTCGATCCTCGCGCCGAAACTGGCGAACACGCTCGTCCTGCTCGTGCCCGCACTGACTACGACGGCCATCCTGAGCACGCTGCTCGGCATGTACGTCGGCTGGAACCGCGGGTCGAAACTGGAGACCATCAGCATCATCGGGACGACGTTCCTTCGCTCGACCCCCGTGTTCATCACAGCCATCTTCTTCGTCATCATCTTCTCCTACACGCTGGGCGTCGCCCCGGCGTTCGGAATGCGGTCGGTGACGGCGTCACCGGACGGACTACTGGAAACGTATCTCTCGATGGACTTCCTGCACCACTACATTCTGCCGTTCACCGTGACGGTGCTGTTCTACAGCGGCGACTTCCTCCTGCTCGCCCGCAACGGCGTCGTGGAGAAGAAGGGTTCTGAGTTCCTCAAACTCCATCGCGCGAAGGGTCTCTCGGAGAACGAGCAGCTGATGCGCGCCGGGCGGAACTCGATGCTTCCGGTACTCACCTACTTCGCGCTCCGACTCGGGATGATATTCCAAGGCCTCATCCTCCTCGAAGTCGTCTTCGCGTGGCCCGGCATCGGCCGGGCGCTCGTGCTGGCGATCCAACAACAGGACTATCCACTCGTGCAGGCTGCCGTCTTCATCATGGCACTTGCGGTCATCGTCATGAACCTGCTCGCAGACGTCTTGTACGCGTACTTCGATCCGACGGTCACGGTTGATGGAGGTGGTGCCTGA